In the genome of Calothrix sp. PCC 6303, the window CAATCCTACTGCTTGGGCTTCGGCAAAAACGATACCAAATCCCTCAGAATCTCCCGAACTAGCACGGATACTGGGAACACAAAAAACCCTGGCTCTGTGCATCCAGGATTTCACTACATCAGAGGGTTGGACTCCCAGAAACCGGTAATTTACCAGGTTTGATTTTGCCAAATGTTCTAGGTTCGATCGCAATTCCCCATCCCCAATAATTACCAATTGCACTTCTGGCATGGTGGCTTGAACTCGGTACATGGCTTGCATGAGATATTCACAACCCTTTTTTTCCACCAATCTACCGACGAATAGAACGATCGGCTCCCTTTGAATATCGGGATTGGGTTGGAAAATTTGGGTATCGACACCGATGTAGTGGACTTTTATTTTCTCTTCGGGAAAATTTTGACGGATGAGTTCGGACTTGAGAAACTCCGACACGGTGATGAATAAATTGGTTTCGTGCTTGAGTTTTTCCCGACGTTGGAGGTAAAGCCTGGTACTGATGGATTGGGTACGGGCATAGCGATCGCTCATTGTCGCATCTAAACCGTGGAAGGTGACGATCGAAGGTACCTGTAATTGACGAACCAAGGGAAGTGCCAAAGCTCCGCAAACTCCAAAATGGGCATGAACTAAAGCAGGAGCGAGTTGTTGGACTTTCTGGTAAAGTTGGGGGGCAATTCCCAAAAACTTAAAACCCAGCTCTCGAATAGAACCGATAACACCACCGTTGTTGACAACCAAAGTTCGATCGATCGGTAATTCCAATCCTCCAACGAATTTGGCTCCCACGTAGTAGGGGGTAAATGTTTTCAAACCTTCGGCTTGAGCGCGAATAAAGGTTTCCGATTTGGCTAGCAAGCGACCGTTGAATACGACTAAATTCGGGTTAGGCATGGGTTAATACCTCCCGATGCAATACCTCTTCGTACAACCGGACGATCGATAATCCTTTTATGTCCCAGGTATATTCTTCCCTGGCTCTTGTTTTCGCTGCTATTGCCATTGTTGAAACCATCTCTCTATTTACCGCCAATTTCT includes:
- a CDS encoding glycosyltransferase; this encodes MPNPNLVVFNGRLLAKSETFIRAQAEGLKTFTPYYVGAKFVGGLELPIDRTLVVNNGGVIGSIRELGFKFLGIAPQLYQKVQQLAPALVHAHFGVCGALALPLVRQLQVPSIVTFHGLDATMSDRYARTQSISTRLYLQRREKLKHETNLFITVSEFLKSELIRQNFPEEKIKVHYIGVDTQIFQPNPDIQREPIVLFVGRLVEKKGCEYLMQAMYRVQATMPEVQLVIIGDGELRSNLEHLAKSNLVNYRFLGVQPSDVVKSWMHRARVFCVPSIRASSGDSEGFGIVFAEAQAVGLPVVSFDHGGISEAVSHGETGLLAKEGDSEKLAQYILKLLNDRDLWQKFSNKGIERVRAHFNLHKQNQALEDIYRSVLAGIIHKGK